In the genome of Myxococcales bacterium, one region contains:
- a CDS encoding VOC family protein: MSNNSFTRPGYPTVTTGLNVKDPEAYIDWARLTLGAEPGMRFEGPDGKVVHAEICIGDTRVAVDRAARDPETTNALFHVYVPDVNAAYERATAAGAKSKMPPTDMFFGERVGIVADANDNSWAFATFLEALSPEVIQQRGAEFFAKQQKR, translated from the coding sequence ATGTCGAACAACAGCTTCACGCGTCCCGGTTACCCCACTGTCACCACGGGGCTGAACGTCAAGGATCCGGAGGCCTACATCGATTGGGCCAGGCTCACGCTCGGCGCGGAGCCGGGCATGCGGTTCGAGGGCCCGGACGGTAAGGTGGTGCACGCGGAGATCTGCATCGGCGACACGCGCGTCGCGGTCGACCGAGCCGCGCGGGATCCCGAGACGACGAACGCTCTCTTCCACGTCTACGTGCCGGACGTGAATGCGGCCTACGAGCGCGCCACGGCCGCCGGCGCGAAATCGAAGATGCCACCGACCGACATGTTCTTCGGCGAGCGCGTTGGGATCGTCGCGGACGCGAACGACAACTCCTGGGCATTCGCGACGTTCTTGGAGGCCCTCTCACCAGAGGTCATCCAGCAGCGCGGCGCTGAGTTCTTCGCCAAACAGCAGAAACGCTGA
- a CDS encoding CoA activase, with the protein MAERRLGGARFVGIDVGAETVKVVELVREDDALVWTRRRSVEHHKEPGRAVLAALADFGWDDLTGASVVGRASRILALPAVPTKQAQAAGARFLTGAAEATVVSIGAHGFSVLELRPSGVEVFRENSRCSQGTGNFLRQLVERFGLDIEAASEMAEGVKEPALLSGRCPVILKTDMTHLANKGEGRERIVAGLYDAVCENVQVLLKPAVSPKPVLLIGGVSRSRRVQEHFSRFLERNAMHLLPTTGDDAVYVDALGAALVSAERPARLPTFDRLLAPTLHAHLDRVPALGSQLSRITRMERPPLPTLIEGKREVIAGFDIGSTGSKVVALDRGSKEILWEGYINTNGDPVGAAQALMRMLSESPVREQDLVAFGATGSGREIVGSLLSSCYGASRVYVLNEIAAHAEGALHYDGSVDTIFEIGGQDAKYIRLSEGRVVDAAMNEACSAGTGSFIEEQGRKIGGIDSVVQLGEEALRAEGGVSLGQHCSVFMAEIIDEAVAAGVDTSSVVAGIYASVIQNYLNRVKGARSVGQVVFCQGMPFASNALAAAVARETGSRVIVPPNPGTVGALGIALLTRKAVGAEVAGGVDPERLLSAKVVRRDTFVCQSKKGCGEPGNKCRIDRVGTVVEEKPGRFTWGGSCSLWDRGTGKKKLPDLAPDPFRDREALIARIVERVSVDRGGTKIAVTDEFQLKGLFPFFSTFLFELGFDVVYERSAGSKTLKRGIEEANVPWCAPMQLYHGIVSAMADREVSFIFAPMLREMQHVAQEPHAVACPVVQASPDVLRLDLGEKRGARLLSPVVDFGPEGYESKEFLRSCQRVAESLGVGGLTWLRAYQRAKREQASFERECLELGRQALRFCRENDVLPVVVLGRPYTIYNSVLNSNVPPLMREQGAIAIPIDCYEVAADVPTFNGVYWGHGQRNLRAAHQIRRTPGLYAIWCSNYSCGPDSFNLHFFAYAMAGRPFAVIETDGHSGDAGTKTRIEAFLHCVREDLAREPTYEVENDLTRVARQSHTLADIRASGERLLVPRMGEGSEAMVACLRGVGVEAEVLPRPDREALRLGRRQTSGKECVPMTITLGSLLQRVEREPNPEQRFAFFMPTAEGPCRFGVYNMLHRLVLERLGSADRVRIWSPADKDYFAGVAAGFSALVMVGFAAHDMLEAALLDVRPREAERGLADAIFRRYQRELLDRLEQAGGEDLSVPRALFQVASGRLFGCTDILRRAAAELAGVRTEREMPTVLVVGEIYVRCDPFSNDFVIEKLEQRGVRARFAPFSEWLEYTDYIHTLHGTKSGVAAKLSSMVQQRILEHTYSVAGEILGWPARIDVRQTINAAKPYVRDDLAGEAVLTVGGPVHEWHEGLIDGVVSVGPLECMPNKISEAQFFHVAEREGLPSLTLALNGDPVDPAVLDGFAFEVHETARRRRDGLAPEPIRHKRRLRVLTGEGRAQDVPRGCSLPAE; encoded by the coding sequence ATGGCAGAGCGCAGACTGGGCGGTGCGCGCTTCGTCGGTATCGACGTGGGCGCCGAGACGGTGAAAGTCGTGGAGCTCGTTCGTGAAGACGACGCGCTCGTCTGGACGCGACGTCGCAGTGTCGAGCATCACAAGGAGCCCGGGCGGGCAGTGCTCGCGGCGCTCGCCGACTTCGGCTGGGACGATCTAACGGGGGCGAGCGTCGTGGGGCGCGCGAGCCGGATCCTCGCGCTGCCCGCCGTGCCGACCAAACAGGCGCAGGCCGCGGGCGCGCGCTTCTTGACCGGTGCCGCCGAGGCGACAGTGGTGAGCATCGGAGCGCACGGCTTCTCGGTGCTCGAGCTGCGACCGAGTGGCGTCGAGGTGTTCCGGGAGAACTCGCGCTGCTCCCAGGGCACGGGGAATTTCCTGCGGCAGCTCGTCGAGCGTTTTGGCCTCGACATCGAGGCCGCGAGTGAGATGGCGGAGGGTGTGAAGGAACCAGCGCTCCTGTCCGGTCGCTGTCCGGTGATCCTCAAGACCGACATGACCCACCTCGCCAACAAGGGCGAAGGTCGTGAGCGCATCGTCGCCGGCCTCTACGACGCCGTGTGTGAGAACGTGCAGGTGCTGCTCAAGCCGGCGGTGTCTCCCAAACCCGTGCTCTTGATCGGTGGGGTGTCCCGGTCGCGGCGAGTTCAGGAGCATTTCAGCCGGTTTCTCGAGCGGAACGCCATGCATCTCTTGCCAACGACCGGGGACGACGCCGTGTATGTCGATGCCCTCGGCGCCGCGCTCGTGTCGGCGGAGCGCCCCGCGCGGCTCCCGACCTTCGATCGACTGCTCGCACCCACCTTGCACGCTCACCTCGATCGTGTGCCCGCGCTGGGGAGTCAGCTCTCGCGCATCACACGCATGGAGCGGCCGCCGCTCCCGACCCTCATCGAGGGAAAGCGAGAGGTCATCGCCGGCTTCGACATCGGGTCGACGGGGTCGAAGGTCGTCGCGCTGGACCGAGGCTCGAAGGAGATCTTGTGGGAGGGCTACATCAACACCAACGGGGATCCCGTTGGGGCCGCCCAGGCGCTGATGCGAATGCTCAGCGAGTCCCCGGTCCGTGAGCAGGACCTCGTGGCATTCGGCGCAACCGGCAGCGGGCGCGAGATCGTCGGCTCGCTGCTCTCGAGCTGCTATGGCGCCTCACGCGTCTACGTGTTGAACGAGATCGCGGCCCACGCCGAGGGCGCTCTCCACTACGACGGCAGTGTCGACACCATCTTCGAAATTGGTGGGCAAGACGCCAAGTACATTCGCCTCTCGGAGGGTCGCGTGGTCGACGCGGCGATGAACGAGGCGTGTAGCGCCGGCACCGGCTCCTTCATCGAGGAGCAAGGCAGGAAGATCGGCGGCATCGACAGTGTGGTTCAGCTCGGTGAAGAAGCGCTGCGCGCCGAGGGTGGCGTCTCGCTCGGGCAGCACTGCTCGGTGTTCATGGCCGAGATCATCGATGAGGCCGTGGCCGCAGGCGTGGACACCAGTTCCGTCGTCGCCGGCATCTACGCCTCGGTGATCCAGAACTACCTGAACCGCGTGAAGGGCGCGCGCTCGGTGGGGCAGGTGGTCTTTTGTCAGGGCATGCCCTTCGCGTCGAACGCCCTGGCCGCGGCCGTCGCTCGTGAGACTGGCAGTCGAGTCATCGTACCGCCGAACCCTGGCACCGTCGGGGCGCTCGGCATTGCGTTGCTCACCCGGAAGGCGGTTGGAGCGGAGGTGGCCGGCGGCGTCGACCCCGAGCGCCTGCTCTCCGCCAAGGTCGTTCGTCGTGACACCTTCGTCTGTCAGAGCAAGAAGGGCTGCGGCGAGCCAGGCAACAAGTGCCGCATCGATCGCGTGGGGACGGTCGTCGAGGAAAAACCCGGCCGCTTCACCTGGGGCGGGAGCTGCTCACTCTGGGATCGGGGCACCGGCAAGAAGAAGCTGCCGGATCTCGCGCCGGATCCCTTCCGCGATCGCGAGGCGCTGATTGCTCGCATCGTCGAACGGGTGAGCGTCGACCGGGGCGGGACCAAGATCGCGGTCACCGACGAGTTCCAGCTCAAGGGCCTGTTCCCGTTCTTCTCGACGTTCTTGTTCGAGCTCGGTTTCGACGTCGTGTACGAGCGGAGCGCCGGTTCGAAGACCCTCAAGCGCGGCATCGAGGAAGCCAATGTACCCTGGTGCGCGCCGATGCAGCTCTATCACGGCATCGTCAGCGCGATGGCCGACCGCGAAGTGAGCTTCATCTTCGCGCCCATGCTGCGAGAGATGCAGCACGTTGCCCAAGAGCCACACGCCGTTGCGTGTCCCGTGGTGCAGGCCAGCCCTGACGTGCTGCGCCTCGACCTCGGGGAAAAGCGTGGTGCGCGCCTGCTCTCGCCAGTCGTGGATTTTGGTCCGGAAGGCTACGAATCCAAGGAATTCCTGCGCAGTTGCCAGAGGGTCGCGGAGTCCCTGGGGGTTGGCGGTCTGACTTGGCTGCGGGCGTACCAGCGCGCAAAACGCGAGCAGGCGAGCTTCGAACGCGAGTGTCTCGAGCTCGGACGCCAAGCGCTGCGGTTCTGCCGGGAGAACGACGTCTTGCCCGTGGTCGTGCTCGGGAGGCCGTACACCATCTACAACTCGGTGCTGAACTCCAACGTGCCCCCGCTCATGCGCGAGCAAGGCGCGATTGCCATCCCCATCGACTGCTACGAGGTCGCTGCGGACGTGCCGACCTTCAACGGAGTGTACTGGGGTCACGGACAGCGCAACTTGCGCGCCGCCCACCAGATCCGCCGCACGCCGGGGTTGTATGCCATCTGGTGCAGCAACTACTCGTGTGGTCCCGACAGCTTCAATCTGCACTTCTTCGCCTACGCCATGGCGGGCAGGCCGTTTGCGGTGATCGAGACCGACGGCCACTCCGGGGACGCCGGCACCAAGACACGCATCGAGGCGTTCTTGCACTGCGTGCGCGAGGACCTCGCGCGCGAACCGACATACGAGGTCGAGAATGACCTGACCCGAGTTGCGCGGCAAAGTCACACACTCGCGGACATTCGCGCCTCCGGTGAGCGCCTCCTGGTGCCCCGCATGGGCGAAGGCTCGGAGGCAATGGTTGCGTGTCTGCGGGGGGTCGGCGTCGAGGCGGAGGTCTTGCCGCGGCCCGATCGGGAGGCGCTCCGCCTCGGACGCCGCCAGACCTCGGGCAAAGAGTGTGTGCCGATGACGATCACGCTGGGCAGCCTGCTCCAGCGTGTGGAGCGTGAGCCGAATCCGGAGCAGCGCTTCGCGTTTTTCATGCCGACTGCGGAGGGGCCCTGTCGCTTTGGCGTGTACAACATGCTGCATCGCCTGGTGCTCGAGCGGCTCGGCTCCGCCGATCGAGTGCGGATCTGGTCGCCGGCCGACAAGGACTACTTTGCCGGCGTGGCTGCGGGATTCTCCGCGCTGGTGATGGTCGGTTTTGCGGCGCACGACATGCTGGAAGCCGCGCTCCTCGACGTGCGGCCGCGCGAGGCCGAACGCGGTCTGGCCGACGCGATCTTTCGGCGTTACCAGCGTGAGCTCTTGGACCGGCTGGAGCAGGCTGGCGGCGAGGATCTGAGTGTGCCGCGAGCGCTCTTTCAGGTGGCGTCGGGACGCCTCTTCGGCTGCACCGACATTCTCCGGCGCGCCGCCGCCGAGCTCGCGGGTGTGCGGACGGAGCGCGAGATGCCGACGGTGCTCGTCGTGGGCGAGATCTACGTGCGCTGCGACCCCTTCTCCAACGACTTCGTGATCGAGAAGCTGGAGCAACGCGGCGTTCGCGCGCGCTTCGCGCCTTTCTCGGAGTGGCTCGAGTACACGGACTACATTCACACGCTGCACGGCACCAAGTCCGGCGTGGCGGCCAAGCTGTCGTCGATGGTGCAGCAGCGCATCCTCGAACACACTTACTCCGTGGCCGGCGAAATCCTCGGTTGGCCAGCGCGCATCGACGTGCGTCAGACCATCAACGCCGCGAAACCCTACGTGCGCGACGACCTTGCCGGCGAGGCCGTGCTGACCGTCGGCGGACCCGTGCACGAGTGGCACGAAGGCCTCATCGATGGGGTCGTGAGTGTCGGGCCGCTCGAGTGCATGCCGAACAAGATCTCGGAGGCACAGTTCTTCCACGTGGCGGAGCGCGAGGGCCTACCGTCGCTCACGCTCGCCCTGAACGGCGATCCGGTGGACCCCGCGGTGCTCGACGGTTTTGCGTTCGAGGTGCACGAGACCGCGCGCCGCCGCCGCGACGGGCTCGCGCCCGAGCCCATTCGCCACAAACGCCGGCTGCGCGTGCTCACCGGCGAGGGTCGCGCCCAGGACGTACCTCGCGGGTGCTCCTTGCCCGCCGAGTGA
- a CDS encoding amidase: protein MSRAGSEPANWDAVETAARIRSGEVSAREILRGAIARAESASPLGALVTPTFERALEAAETLGSGALAGVPSALKDLLQVAGVRTTWGSQAIGDYVSKKSDPFVRRFEDAGLVSLGKTATPEFGLTATTEPLGRDPCRNPWDPRRITGGSSGGSAALVAAGVIPIASASDGGGSIRIPAACCGLVGFKPSRLRSDMLGSNLLPVNIACDGVLTRSVRDTIAFFDAVESGRPPRKIDAIGAVRAKPARRIRVGVFVNAPLGLPVHPEVQAAVRAAAATCAALGHHVEEIDVPFAASVVEDFQRYWAYVAWAQVRFGKIATHRGFDARRVEPWTAAMAAAFTGARWAAFGAIRRLRRFGEVYDAVLQDYPVLVCPTVAAPAPVIGHLATDLPFELVFGRVEAFAGFTCIQNVAGAPAISLPLGQSTEGLPIGVQFATARGEDRLLLELARELESAAPWQPTAPSDRWRSAV from the coding sequence ATGTCACGAGCAGGCTCCGAACCCGCCAACTGGGACGCCGTGGAGACGGCGGCGCGCATCCGCAGCGGCGAGGTCAGCGCGCGCGAAATACTGCGGGGTGCCATCGCGAGAGCAGAGAGTGCTAGCCCCCTCGGGGCACTGGTCACGCCGACCTTCGAACGGGCGCTCGAAGCTGCAGAAACGCTGGGGAGCGGAGCGCTTGCAGGAGTCCCGAGCGCATTGAAAGATCTGCTCCAGGTCGCGGGCGTTCGCACCACCTGGGGCTCCCAGGCCATCGGCGACTATGTGTCCAAGAAGTCGGACCCGTTCGTGCGTCGTTTCGAGGACGCGGGGCTCGTCAGTCTTGGCAAGACCGCGACGCCCGAGTTCGGCCTCACTGCGACAACTGAACCACTCGGCCGCGATCCGTGCCGTAATCCGTGGGATCCGCGGCGAATCACCGGCGGCTCGTCCGGTGGCTCGGCGGCGCTCGTGGCCGCCGGGGTGATCCCCATTGCGAGCGCCAGTGACGGCGGGGGCTCCATCCGCATTCCCGCGGCGTGCTGCGGGCTCGTGGGCTTCAAACCGTCGCGCCTCCGCTCCGACATGCTGGGCTCCAACTTGTTGCCCGTGAACATCGCCTGCGACGGAGTGCTCACGCGTAGCGTGCGTGACACCATCGCGTTCTTCGATGCCGTCGAGTCCGGGCGGCCGCCGAGGAAGATCGATGCGATCGGCGCGGTCCGCGCAAAGCCAGCGCGTCGCATTCGGGTCGGCGTGTTCGTGAACGCTCCCCTCGGTCTCCCGGTGCATCCAGAGGTCCAGGCGGCCGTTCGGGCGGCGGCGGCCACCTGCGCGGCCCTTGGGCACCACGTCGAGGAGATCGACGTTCCGTTCGCCGCGTCGGTGGTCGAAGACTTTCAGAGGTACTGGGCCTACGTGGCGTGGGCGCAGGTCCGATTTGGCAAAATCGCGACGCATCGCGGGTTCGACGCCCGCCGCGTCGAGCCATGGACCGCTGCGATGGCCGCGGCTTTCACCGGGGCCCGCTGGGCGGCGTTTGGCGCCATCCGAAGACTTCGCCGCTTCGGCGAAGTGTACGACGCGGTTCTGCAAGACTACCCAGTGCTCGTGTGCCCCACCGTCGCCGCGCCCGCGCCCGTCATCGGGCATCTCGCTACCGATCTGCCCTTCGAGTTGGTGTTCGGTCGCGTCGAGGCGTTCGCCGGGTTCACCTGCATCCAGAACGTCGCCGGCGCGCCCGCGATTTCTCTCCCGCTCGGGCAGAGCACCGAAGGGCTCCCGATCGGAGTTCAGTTTGCGACGGCGCGCGGCGAGGATCGCCTGTTGCTCGAATTGGCGCGAGAGCTGGAGAGCGCGGCGCCCTGGCAGCCGACAGCGCCGTCTGATCGCTGGCGCTCTGCCGTCTGA
- a CDS encoding right-handed parallel beta-helix repeat-containing protein: MRSLSIGPLTLVVALSALGCSGGDDDSAGTGGTGGVGGTGGTGGTPTCSMDDSFDPAKCEATYPEGQCVQYVDGEATASGDGWSWKSAVRSLNEGIERARCGALTNSSCDRWQVWVKRGSHYLHQNCRLNTVRLRAGVDVYGGFVGNESSLDARDFSANETVLDGRDGPDGANHVFHVVTGADDALLDGFTITGGRADDDLEQLNRNGAGMGNLNSSPTVKNCSFRSNYASEHGAGMMNFGSSPTVTACSFVDNEAGASGAGMANFAGSNPTISDCTFDGNAASKFGGGMSSSGSAPEVESSHFENNTAVSSGGGIGTTSSELVVVDSTFTKNVAHAGGGIHVSGGSAKVTGSSFEENQAVVSDEDKWAEGGALAAEGVVTLLNDTFTKNVAAESGGALKLGGTLPSSVKGATFTGNQADYGGALSAWKATVSVEASTFTGNEAIAQAGGAIWFGQSELQIDDSVFENGKAGTSGGAIHGDDGKLSVKTSKFTENSSGTQGGAVTKLAGSAEFSGCWLGGNKTGTFGGALAMGMGASVSLQTSAFFSNSAPNGGAIEAGSAGLLSLLNCTLAGNTAENAGGAVVNAEELSIVNSILWANLPNEIDNSGGKSLAVTYTAISGGHAGTGNLDKNPTFVDLAAGNLHLSAGSICIDVADGKLAPATDLDGKPRVDDPSTPNGPACGAACADLGAYEFQPGA, translated from the coding sequence ATGCGTTCGCTCTCGATTGGACCGCTGACCCTGGTGGTCGCACTCAGTGCACTGGGCTGTAGTGGTGGCGACGATGACAGCGCGGGAACCGGCGGAACCGGAGGGGTCGGCGGCACCGGCGGCACGGGTGGCACGCCCACTTGCAGCATGGACGACAGCTTCGATCCCGCAAAGTGTGAGGCCACCTACCCCGAAGGTCAGTGTGTTCAGTACGTCGACGGCGAGGCAACGGCGTCCGGCGACGGCTGGTCGTGGAAGAGCGCGGTTCGCAGCTTGAACGAAGGCATCGAGCGCGCGCGTTGTGGCGCGCTCACGAACTCGAGTTGTGATCGCTGGCAGGTCTGGGTGAAACGCGGCAGCCACTACCTCCATCAGAACTGCCGCCTGAACACCGTGCGTCTGCGAGCGGGAGTGGATGTCTACGGGGGATTCGTCGGCAACGAGTCTTCACTCGACGCGCGCGATTTCTCGGCTAACGAGACGGTCCTCGACGGGCGGGACGGTCCGGACGGCGCAAATCACGTCTTTCACGTGGTCACGGGCGCTGACGACGCCCTGCTCGACGGGTTCACGATCACCGGCGGCCGCGCCGATGACGACCTCGAGCAGCTCAATCGTAACGGCGCGGGGATGGGCAACCTGAACAGCTCCCCGACCGTGAAGAACTGCTCCTTCCGCTCGAACTACGCGAGCGAGCACGGCGCCGGGATGATGAACTTCGGGAGCTCTCCGACCGTGACGGCTTGTTCGTTCGTCGACAACGAGGCGGGTGCCAGCGGAGCGGGCATGGCGAACTTCGCAGGCAGCAACCCGACCATCTCCGACTGCACGTTCGACGGAAACGCCGCGTCCAAGTTCGGCGGTGGCATGAGCAGCTCAGGGAGCGCGCCCGAGGTGGAGAGCTCCCACTTCGAGAACAACACGGCGGTGAGCAGCGGTGGTGGCATCGGGACTACCTCGAGCGAGCTCGTCGTGGTCGACTCGACATTCACGAAGAACGTGGCCCACGCGGGCGGCGGGATTCACGTGTCGGGCGGCTCCGCCAAGGTCACCGGCTCGAGCTTCGAGGAGAACCAAGCGGTGGTCTCGGACGAGGACAAATGGGCGGAGGGGGGCGCGCTTGCTGCAGAGGGTGTTGTCACGCTGCTGAACGACACGTTCACCAAGAACGTCGCTGCCGAGTCCGGCGGGGCGTTGAAGCTGGGCGGTACGCTCCCCAGCTCCGTGAAGGGGGCCACGTTCACCGGCAACCAGGCCGACTACGGTGGGGCTCTGAGCGCCTGGAAAGCCACGGTCAGCGTCGAAGCGAGCACGTTCACCGGCAACGAGGCCATCGCCCAGGCCGGAGGCGCGATCTGGTTCGGTCAGAGCGAGCTTCAGATCGACGATTCGGTCTTCGAGAACGGCAAGGCCGGAACCAGCGGCGGTGCCATCCACGGAGACGACGGAAAGCTGAGCGTCAAAACCAGCAAGTTCACCGAGAATTCGTCGGGAACCCAGGGCGGCGCCGTGACCAAGCTCGCAGGCAGTGCGGAGTTCTCGGGCTGCTGGCTCGGCGGCAACAAGACCGGGACCTTCGGGGGTGCTCTGGCGATGGGAATGGGCGCGAGCGTCTCGCTGCAGACGAGCGCATTCTTCTCCAACTCCGCGCCCAACGGCGGCGCGATCGAAGCGGGCAGCGCAGGGCTGCTCTCGCTTCTCAACTGCACTCTTGCGGGGAACACGGCAGAAAACGCCGGCGGCGCGGTCGTGAACGCCGAGGAGCTCAGCATCGTCAACAGCATCCTCTGGGCCAACCTGCCGAACGAGATCGACAACAGCGGCGGGAAATCCCTGGCCGTCACCTATACCGCCATCAGCGGCGGGCACGCCGGCACGGGCAACCTCGACAAGAACCCCACGTTCGTGGATCTCGCCGCAGGCAATCTTCACCTGAGCGCCGGCTCGATCTGCATCGACGTGGCCGACGGGAAGCTGGCCCCGGCCACGGACCTGGATGGGAAACCCCGAGTCGACGATCCGTCGACGCCAAACGGGCCTGCGTGCGGTGCCGCGTGTGCAGATCTGGGAGCCTACGAGTTCCAGCCCGGCGCTTGA
- a CDS encoding antibiotic biosynthesis monooxygenase, protein MIVVTNRIPVAEGHEIDFEDRFRKRVHLVDQAPGFVRNEVHRPKPMKFDHEAGGFVPDPEKQGHYEVKTWWRRFEDFEAWTKSPAFGEAHKNRAPKEMFAGPSVLEVHEVFLSTDLAELDG, encoded by the coding sequence TTGATCGTCGTCACCAATCGCATCCCTGTCGCCGAAGGACATGAAATCGATTTCGAGGATCGCTTTCGCAAGCGCGTGCATCTCGTCGACCAAGCGCCGGGCTTCGTGCGCAACGAAGTCCACCGGCCGAAGCCGATGAAATTCGACCACGAGGCGGGTGGCTTCGTGCCCGACCCCGAGAAACAGGGCCACTACGAGGTCAAGACCTGGTGGCGCCGCTTCGAGGACTTCGAAGCCTGGACCAAGAGCCCCGCCTTCGGCGAAGCGCACAAGAACCGCGCCCCGAAGGAGATGTTCGCGGGGCCGAGTGTGCTCGAGGTGCACGAGGTCTTCCTCAGCACGGATCTCGCGGAGCTCGACGGCTGA